The genomic DNA GGTTCAATTTGAAAAGTGCTGCAGGTAATAAATATTATACAAATATTATATTGTGTGCCTTTAAACAGGGTTCTCAGTATGAAAGAACCACAGATATGTTATATTAAAATACTGGTGCTGTGAAAAAGGGCCTCTTGTTAGTTATCTCACATACATCTATATTTTTGATGTGTTTAGTatgttactatttatttatcttaataACATAGTTAAGTTAAAGTCTCTATTGGACAAATGAAGCATTCGCAAGTAATGAACACTCTGTACATACATGTcaacacattttaaatcatttacattgcagtcgtCTTGAATATTCTTTCGTTTTATCATTAACTTATCCACTATGTTGGAAGGGAAGGGTTGgttatttattgtcattgtattattattataattttctttttttctttggttATTTATATgtgttgatttattattattagactttttttcttgtttgtattaaactgtatgtgtaaaagtacaaaagtattagcatcaaaatatactctaggtaccaaaagtaaaagattCAGAATATCACaaattatattactggattataaatattgatatattaacgtattcatcactttaatgttgcagctggtaacgGTGGAGCTAATCTTTATTACCgaatatactgttgggtagcttaacctataataatatgtCATACTTAATAATTTggtatatgtaaataaatgtagtcgggtaaaaagtacaatatttggctccaaaatgtagtggagtaaaactataaagtagcataaaatggaaatactcaagtaaagtacctcaaaattgtacttaagtacagcatttgagtaaatgcacttaaTTACATTCATCACTGCTcctaaatgaatgaatacatattacaatttttttagttttacatttttattcaattttttgacatttattttttgtctcgttttaattatgtttttaataaattattgaTGTGGTAATGTGATTTTGAGATTTAGTTCCacctttttgattttttttctccacatgaTTAGAAAGTGAGCAGAAAAtctattttgaaaatgtgcaaaaaaatgaGATATAAAATCGGTTTCACTGATTAAAATTCCCTGATATTCTTTGACTATTGCTGTCTAGATTAAACTCCTCATTGTATTTGTAGTCGTATTATCTGTATTATCTGCTCACAGATGCTAGACGATGTCAGATTAAAGAACTGAGTTGAGTTTTCAGCTTTCCATATTAGAAATACTGTCTTTATTTGCAGCCATATCAAACATAATGtcttcatttttacatttgtcaAAATCAACATATTTACACGTCATATGTTTGTACGTGGTGAAGttagtttttgtacagattacaGAGATTATGATCTACACCCGTCATATATATCATGTCATGCTCGTGGGATTAAACACATGAAAGTAGCCTGAAAAGACGAACAGACATATGAAACCATTATCCCGGTGGCCACGACATCTGTCTTCCTCCCAGGACGTGGAGGTGAAGGTGGTAAACTGACTGAGCACCGTGCTTTCCGTCGTTGATCACTGCAGGCGGCAGGGAAATACCCACAATTCAGTATGCAAGTCAATAAAGAGCCTGCATTTTCACACACTGTATATGAATATAAGACAATATCTGTAACAACTTACCCACTCTGTATCCTTCTTTTAAAGATTCCTGCTTCGCCACATTTTTGGCAACAACCAACAGATGTCCTAACAGCTGAAAGTTGAAAAAAGAAGAGAGCTGTTGATTTCCATTTCATGTGTGCACATTATTCTATAATAATTGGCTTTTCAAAGATTAAAATTTCGAGTGTGACTGGTCATAGAGGACAATTTGTGGCAAAGGACCCACATTGGACTTGATCCCTTGTGGTTGACATGCTGAATTTAACTTTAATTAAATGTGCTACATATAAAAATGGTCTTGCTATACTATCAGATATTAGATTTTGGACTGTGGTCACTGACTGCGTATGTAATATTACAATTTGTATGCCCTCCAATACAATCAATTCCTCTCAGAAAACATTAGCTGcaatttgtttcattttaaattcCTACCTACTGATGATATTGGATGGTTTCAAGTTGTAGCAATGAGATGTTCCTGTTCCCTGCTTACTGTGAATATACGCCCTGAAGGCTGCATACGGCGACAGTaacagcaaatatattttatgtgtACAACAAGTAGTCCTGGGCGTAAACCGTGAGCTTGCTGTGTGGAGGTCCTCCCAGTGTTTGTTTGAGGATTTTCAACTACAACAGTCCACAGAAATGCAAATTAGGTGATAAGAAAAAGTGCTGCAGGTACACATCGCTACATGGCCGATAGCACGTTTACATACCTGGCTGTCACACAAGTTTGTTTACGTCTTCTCTGGGGCTATATTCTTAATGGATTGGTGAAGGCCCCTTAGTTTaaattagggctatcaaagtcAAGAAGATAGtaatgcgttaacacaaattagcactaacactaacaataacactccaaacctacgctaaattttggcgagggaaaactttTCTAaggacctctgacctcaagatatgtgaatggaaatgggctctatgggtaccaacgagtctcccctttacagacatgcccacagcAGATTAATGGATAGATATGTGCAACAATGCAACACATGGGTGAACTGTTAGTGTATGTATGGGAATGTGCTTGTCATGTTGTTCACCTAATCTCACACCTCACAACCCCTGAACAGGATCAgtgagttaaaggtcccatattataaaagtgagattttcatgttttttttattataaagcaggcttaagtcctatataaatactgtgaaagtattgaaacgctcaatccacagggatatacacacagcccatattaagaaactctgcatttgaaacaagctgtcaggatttctgcccatttgtgatgtcacaaatatacaatatttagaccctttacacagatttaaacataaaaaattctaaatgtgtcccaatttatttcctgttgcagtgtatgtgaatgtcatcagctgacagaaagtacacatggacccaagctgttgtctagcaacgcaatttcgtCACAATTCCATCGAAatacactaaaacggagcgtttcagacagagggtaaatacaggtatactcaggccgacagtatgaggaaaataaaaggttttttgaacattacagcatgtaaacatgttctagtagaaacacaaaatacaagtatgaacctgaaaatgagcatgatatgggacctttaaagaaaatgGATTGGATGGACGGACTCACCTCAGCATCATCATCTTTGGCCTCACTTATTCTGGGAATAGGGAGCTTTGGAATAACCAGGAAGTGAACCGGGGCCTGTGGGCTGATATCCCTGAATGCCAAACACTGATAATAacacacagaagaaaaaaaacatagatgTTAAGTGTTGAATGAATTGCATCATATGTTGTGTTCATCTCTCACCTTCCACGTGGAACAGTGGACCAAATGAGATACCATGTTATGAAGAGGGTTGGTTTGTTTACCTTCTCATCTTCATAAATGATATCTGCAGGGATGCTTTTGTCAATGACTTTGGAGAAGATGGTTGGAGCTGGGGAGCCATACTTCTTGCTGGCCTCCTCTGCCAGCTTCACCTCGTCTCTTCTGGTGCACATTGGTCTCTGTGGGGTCAGACAGACACATCATAAACAGCTCAAAACTGCTGCTTGCATACAATCAAAACGACTTATGAGGGTGCACAATAGACCAAACCTCTTGGTGGTGGGGCTCTGCAGGTTCCCCACAGCCACCACCAGAGCTGGTAGGACAGTTGTTGTCAAAATGCTCAGCTGAACTTAACAAAAAGAAACTGTATATGAGAAAGAGACTAGTTATCTTCAGCGCAGCTACCTGGGCTCCACAAACACGGTGTAAAGGGTTGAAGTGAGCCGTTCTGGTCCCGATTAACTGCCTCCGAAGAATATGTCGAAAGTACATAACTAGCTAACCAGCTAATAAAGTATTTCCGACGTAAATATGTCAGAGTTTATCCTGTTTTTGTCGACACAACGCTGCAAAAGTCCTGCAGCTGTTTTGACAGCTCTGTACTGTATGCTGATGGTGCCTTCATGTACTCCCCGTTCTGAATACGGCTGGTTTCTGTTTACAGTAGGATACCGGGAAACCATCCCGTTAGAGAAGTATAAAGTTGTTGTTTACAATACATCTGTTTATATAGTGGTTTGGGAGTATGTAGGGGTATTTGTGTATGCATAATTGTATTAATATTGTTGGGATCACACGTAAAAACGCGTCTCAGGTGCGAAAACGCAAGTATAACATAATTTATTGGCCATAAAAGTCAACTTTTCCCCCATCAATTGTTGGACATGACTTTATTGCTCATCGTCTCCAAATTTCACACCTGGTGGTGTGCGTTTACGTTATCAAAGTCTTATTATTTCCATGATAATGTTGTGTTTCTTTCAAACTTCCGACATTTTTGAGTGCATCCAAAGGGGGCATTTTGTAATGTGTGCGAGGGTCCCTTCAACAACGTCAACGTTCTCTGCTGCTAACTGTGATGCTTAAACTGAACTAAATTAGAATAATTCGTTTTACGTTTCTCAGTTCATGTATATGAGCTGAGCTATAGACAACTGAAATACTGTCGAATATGGGAATTAGattttattatgacttttcgTGCAGTAGGGAGAGCTGTTTTGCGAGCTCTGATGATAACGGAAGaacaagttttattttatttatttttttatatatttatttgcacatatataaaactgcacaaaatccagtcaatgaaaaaaacaaacaagaaatgtgtcaggaaaggtcaagaagccacaggcttatttacctccccccaaccccaggagagaaaaaaaacaataaaaaaaggaagaaagaaaaaaaatgtaaaaatacaacaaaagttaaacaacaacaagaagaacacaaaatgtgcagaaaaacctaaccaaacggtggaaaacaatccaataaaaacaatgaaatacatacaaaagaaacagtacagaagaaaagaaaatatatctgaacatatcaaaagataataagacatcatgaattaaatgtgatgataatttcctctTAAAATGCTCTAAGGATAACATGatcttgataacatgtattttggtgttccattTTACATcacgatatctgagggagtactggccatgttttgtttttgtaaaaaggcaggtgaagatgattaacctgtctagtattatgagaatgaatttgagaatttgatttaaagaagttgctaaacgatgatggtaaagaagaagaaggcaacatatatatatatatatatatatatatatgttcttgccatatatatagatatagatatagatatatatatatatataaacagacatatctgatgaatatttatgtcataaactgaaaagATGTTCAGTTTCCTGAACAGTGGAACGGAGGCCTCCTTAGAGTTTGACAAAGTTGCCAATCATACAAATCGTTTTTgcaacaaataaagtttatgaaGATTGGAGGGGTATGTATTTGCCAAAACAATATTACCATAAATCAAATAGGGATAAATCATGGAATAATATAAggttaataaacaataaacatttaTGGAACTTCTTAGTTTGCTGAGTTGGAAGTTGGAATTCATACAAGATCTCAGGAGAACAGAGAATATGacactatgtgtgtgtatacacacacatagtgtCATATTACCatcatatgtatacatacatatgatatattttgtattattttttatttcatcattaTTTTCTTTAGTAGTAAAACTAATGAGTAGTAAGAACACTGatgaacactgaacaaaaaataaatctgtgcaatattaatacactgaatgtgaatacatttatctgtgcaatatatccttgacgcaaaatacacctcaagtgcaactttgtttaaattgtatttattacatctataccctacctattttacaagtgcaattacctctgtttacattacatctattttttatattttatacttctagtgtaacacttctgtttatattaatttattacatctactttacctgttttatttactttataactgtgtgtgttttacctgttatatatgttttacctgcctcgtttagtcttgtaaagtatttgttttaaagcactgaccagaagtggcaactgtgaatctcgttgtatttaatacgatgacaataaagctttttattctattctattctattctattctattctattctattctattctattctattctattctattctattctaacaCTCCAGACCagttggtggcggtaatgcaccacAAAGTTGCCAAACGCCGTAAAACTCCcaacgaagaagaagacaagAAACATGGCGACCCTCAAACGGTTGCCCTTGCTGTTCCCTAGAAACCTTCCTCCGTTAAGACACCAGCGGCTTGGAGCTCACACTGATGCTGCGGTGAAGGAGCCCGCGTACCCCCCCATCGTGCCCTCTCTCACGGCTAAGAGTAAGTCCGCCCGGTGTCGACAGGTAGCGGAGCAGGTCCAGAAGATCTGCGGCTCCACCGTGGAGGAGAAACTCTCCCTCATCACTCACATCCAGCGGATGAAATTCGTGGTTTATCCTCAGACTTTCGCTCGGAACGCAGACAGGTGGTACCAGCACTTCACCAAGACCGCATACATCCCGGGTTTACCCGAGAAATACACCTTGAGTCCGGAGAAGACgaccggagaggaggagaaggaggatggAGCTCCAGCTACAGTACTTGATGATGATGCGTTCAGGGACATCCGCTCCTTGGTCACTCGTGTGATCCTACAGGAGCACTGGCACATCAAGAAACGCAAGACTTTCCTGTACAGAGAGCAGGAGCAGCTGGTTGGACCTTTTCTGAGGAACCTGGTGACTGGACTCACCTACAGTATGATCCAATACAACCCACTGCTGCAGCTCTCCAGTCTGGGTATGGAGCACTGGTTGTTTGGCACCTGTCAAACTGTGGAAGATTTAGCTTTCTTGTcttccactttggctcaaataAACCATCATTTCCAGGCCTTTGTGCTTCTTAAAATATACATTTGTAataatattgtgaatttgaCAGGTTAGTTTCACATATGGACGAGTAAACAAGGTTTTTATCCTTGTTTTTACTGATCAAATAGAGCAggttattgatatttttttgacTCACCACCTCTATATCAATAATGTGacttgattgttttgtttttcaatattatatttattgtttttttgttcattttgaaacaacagaacaaacattcacaaacatccccaataataacattctcggtacaaagaaacaaacctaatattaatataaaataagccagtatagatacagggaaaacatattatatacagaaaatagatatataagtaaaaagaaatacacaagttagaaaaaaatatatatatataatttaaaacaataaaataaaataaaatctatttatgtGACTTGATTGTTGATAGTTTGGAGAACACATTAACTCAAAATTTCACTTTGGTGTTGACGAGACAAGTCATTTAGTCTATCAATAGAAAGTTGCATAACAACTACTTgcttatcaattaatcattaagtaatttatcaagcaaaatgccaaacatttgttGGTGTAATCATctcaaaaaagtcatttttcttGGTCGCTCTGGATTTTGTCAGGcacttttcacattttatttttactagAAAAAATGATTTGTTCTAATCAAGAAATCATTAAACAATAATGAAAGTAATAATTAGGCTAGTTGCATCCCTATTTCATTTAATAAGACCTGTTTAATAAGTTCTGAAATAAATTTGTTTCACCTAACTAAAGACGTGtattgtttaacatgttttgccGATATGATACCTGATACAATGTCTCACTTTTGAGGAataaaaacaagtttttttttccattgaacAAAAAAGCCAAACCTCTCAAATGTGTTTAAACACAAGCAGCTGAGAACTTTGCTCAAATGAAATAgtctaaaaatgtaaaatgtatgatttaaataaagaaCTATCTGAGCAAATAATAAGTTAACAACAATATATATGTGACCAGACACTCAGTGCCAGCTTTAAGTACTTTTGATACTCCAAAAACTACCATATAATAGCAGTATTACAGTACATGATTATTCCACAGACACGACTGTTTGACCTCTgtaaatcatattttttgtatttctttatcaGATATTGATCCTCAGGTCAACTTTTATTGGAGGAGAGGTGACAGGATCATCCCAAGGGGGCACCGGAGACGCCAGCTAGAGCCAACCAGGTTCCAGATCGATGACAAACCGCACAGTCAGATCAGGATAACCCAACAACTGCAACAGGTAGACAATCATCCTCAGACCTGGGAATTTATGCATTAAAAATTACTGTTTTATACACAGTATTTAATTCCTCTGTTGggttttcatacatgacaaaaCTAAAGTATCTCAAAGCAAATCATTGCACAACATTGAAGGACACAAAtcatttaaacaaacaaacactgaaagATGTTATAAAATGTTACAAAACTTGAACTTCGCACACTTCTGTGACACATTAGAGACTGAAATTATCATTAATAGTTTCCATTTAATGTCAAGCATTCATGTGATTTTGTTCTCATCACTTTCTGTCGTTTTAATTCCTCTTAGTTCACCCCGCTGGAGGCCTCGTATGCAGCTGAAGTTCCCGAGGTCAAGTACGCTCCCAACCTGATGCCTATGTTCAGAAGGCAGTATGACAACAACATCTTTACAGGTAACAGATGAGAGCAGTCACATCCACTGGGTCTTAACTTCATCCAGATTACATGATTTTGCAGTAGCTACAAGAACATAAATTGAGCATGTTGTATGTTGAGGTATACAAGTTGAATCCTCATTATTCAGTTGCCTCTTGCTGCCACTAGGGGGCGCCAACATGCAGCTGTTCAGTCAGTCAAATGCAAAACGTCCAACCTGAATAACAGTCATTTCGTCCAACTCCTAGTCTATGAGatggttgtttttcttgttttttgagATACACTGTTACTCAAAATAAACAATAGTTTGGTGTTTTGCTCTTAGCATTGCCACTGGTCTAATATAGTGTATCAATACAAACAACTGTAGCCTTTTTGTAGACTTTCAAAAGATCAATAACGCGTTCCTTaatatgcagcagcagcagaaaatcTTTTTTAGAGCTGCagttaatgattattttcattatcaatataTCTGCCAACGGTTTCCTCCATTAATCAgttactttttttgtaaatgtaaatccaGTTTTATTGTCACTCGTCGTACATAGCACAGCACACAGTCACATTTTAGctactgcatttaacccatcctagtatatattaggagcagtgggcagctactCTACAGCGCCCAGGGAGCAGTTTTTTTGGCataaacatccacttggactcaaggatgaactgattagattttggtggtcaatggtcaaggtcactgtggaCGAAATGGGCATCACGTTTTctcatgtgttgttttgtttgaccagCAGTGTAAAACCCagaaatattcaatttactacaatataagataagaaaaagcaacaaattctaacatttgagaagctgaaactgtCAAATATTTGCAGATTTTGCTTGAAAATGGACTTAACCTGCTTATTAATCCTCCTTCTattgactaatcgttgcagctctgacctctgacccaaAGACAGTCCATCATTACATAGAACAGTTTTCATGATTTACTATCAATCAGAGAATATTGAAGAAACATGAGaagcatgttgttgttttttcattaacccctctcctctctcagctgTGCTCGGTTAACTCTGTCCTCTCGGTCTCATCAACAGGCGCCAAGCTACCAGACCCGGCATGCTACGGTCACACTCAGTTCCACCTGGTGCCCGACCGGTACCACAGAGACCAGATGGCTCGGAGGCAGCAGTCTGATCAGGTGGAGGTCTTCCTCAGAGCCAATGGACTCACCAGCCTCTTCGCCTGGACGGGAGCTCAGGCCATGTACCAGGGTGAGTTAGCAGCACAGGGAAGAGACATCACACAGCTTATACAATATACGTTTGTAATTTACTTCAGGGAAGAAATAGCTTCATACTTCCCTCTCACCTCTGCAGGTTTCTGGAACCACGAGGACGTCACCAGGCCTTTCGTGTCCCAGGCTGTGATCACAGACGGCaagttcttctccttcttctgctACCAGCTCAACACGGTGGCTCTCTCCGTGGAGACGGACGCCAACAACCCCAGGAAGAACCTCCTGTGGGGCACCGAGAGCATGCGGCTGTACGAGAGCGTGCAGGACGGAGAGGTGGTGGGTCTGAACGACGACGTCGTCAAGCTCCTGGTTCAGTTCCTCATGAACCAGCCCTAGAAGTTCTTCAGGAGGTTCTGTGACCTCCGAGGCGTTGAAAGGAAAATCAAGAGCCCAACATGGCAGACATGAGGACGTTTTGTCAGATTgtataaaatatcaaaaaagcAGGTTTATAAACTGAACGAAGTACGGAAGAATTACTGTACACACATCAccgagtattattattattattgtgcagACAATATTTATGCAACAATTAAATCATGCTTTTCAACATGACtcgtgtgtgtttcagtgctcGCTACTAAAATTTAAGGGGAGACGCTATAGAAGAACAGggtaaaacatttttatctaaaagatatcaccatgaaacttcaccagttgattacttacattgagattattattttttgcattacatgttttctaaaaatgtttatttaaatatgcaaaagATACATTATCTTAtcaatatgtgctaatttgcatacatttccagaatagATATCTGATCATTAGATAAAGCCAGGTTTaaatttttgtttaattttgttgacAAAACATAACGTtaacagccaaaaaaacaaacattttcgccatgtttttaggaataaaatgttgtataaatcaagctatgaatgatatatgaacaaacccctctgtaaaaaccttcagaatatagagaggaatgaaactgggaagtttggtgtatgaaagtgctactgaagtggagatttctggctcaagAGTCTGAAAtaaactcattttgagaaaacagcctttaaagatatagATTGTAAAAATGCATACAgtttgcaagacactacagaTGAATAGGGTAAAAGATGATTTTAACTaacagatatcaccatgaaacttcctcaGTTGATGACTTAAATTTAGATAATTCTATTAgataagttttctgaaatgttatgtttgaatatgtaaatgaggcattatctgaTGCTAACTTTGGGTGAATTTATGAGAAATCTAAAGAtgtaaatagacaaagtagtaaaataaacacctaaatgtgtattttttgttgttttctttccactagtctgaaagaagacatgttatgtgAGCAAATAgccaaaaatctcaaaattgaccagtgcatgagaAACAATATTTTTGCCTGTAGAGTCTCCTTTAACACA from Sebastes fasciatus isolate fSebFas1 chromosome 6, fSebFas1.pri, whole genome shotgun sequence includes the following:
- the hint2 gene encoding histidine triad nucleotide-binding protein 2, mitochondrial isoform X3 — protein: MCTRRDEVKLAEEASKKYGSPAPTIFSKVIDKSIPADIIYEDEKCLAFRDISPQAPVHFLVIPKLPIPRISEAKDDDAELLGHLLVVAKNVAKQESLKEGYRVVINDGKHGAQSVYHLHLHVLGGRQMSWPPG
- the hint2 gene encoding histidine triad nucleotide-binding protein 2, mitochondrial isoform X1 is translated as MYFRHILRRQLIGTRTAHFNPLHRVCGAQVAALKITSLFLIYSFFLLSSAEHFDNNCPTSSGGGCGEPAEPHHQERPMCTRRDEVKLAEEASKKYGSPAPTIFSKVIDKSIPADIIYEDEKCLAFRDISPQAPVHFLVIPKLPIPRISEAKDDDAELLGHLLVVAKNVAKQESLKEGYRVVINDGKHGAQSVYHLHLHVLGGRQMSWPPG
- the hint2 gene encoding histidine triad nucleotide-binding protein 2, mitochondrial isoform X2 — its product is MYFRHILRRQLIGTRTAHFNPLHRVCGAQRPMCTRRDEVKLAEEASKKYGSPAPTIFSKVIDKSIPADIIYEDEKCLAFRDISPQAPVHFLVIPKLPIPRISEAKDDDAELLGHLLVVAKNVAKQESLKEGYRVVINDGKHGAQSVYHLHLHVLGGRQMSWPPG
- the mrps30 gene encoding large ribosomal subunit protein mL65; protein product: MATLKRLPLLFPRNLPPLRHQRLGAHTDAAVKEPAYPPIVPSLTAKSKSARCRQVAEQVQKICGSTVEEKLSLITHIQRMKFVVYPQTFARNADRWYQHFTKTAYIPGLPEKYTLSPEKTTGEEEKEDGAPATVLDDDAFRDIRSLVTRVILQEHWHIKKRKTFLYREQEQLVGPFLRNLVTGLTYSMIQYNPLLQLSSLDIDPQVNFYWRRGDRIIPRGHRRRQLEPTRFQIDDKPHSQIRITQQLQQFTPLEASYAAEVPEVKYAPNLMPMFRRQYDNNIFTGAKLPDPACYGHTQFHLVPDRYHRDQMARRQQSDQVEVFLRANGLTSLFAWTGAQAMYQGFWNHEDVTRPFVSQAVITDGKFFSFFCYQLNTVALSVETDANNPRKNLLWGTESMRLYESVQDGEVVGLNDDVVKLLVQFLMNQP